The genomic window AACGTCGTCGTTGATAATCAAACGGTCGCCCAAAGGCTGCCACTGCGGCAGGATAACGGGACGCGAACCGGTAGCAATCACGAAACTTTTTGCAGTGATTTGGGTATGGTCGTCGATTTGGACGGTATGTTCGTCGATAAATTTAGCCGAACCCATAATGCGTTTGTCGGAAGGCCATTCTTCCACATCGGCAACGACAAAGCCGACAAAACGGTCGCGCTCGGATTTGACGCGCTGCATCACTTCTTCGCCGTTGACGACGATGCTGTCTTTGTCCAAATGCACGCCGAACGGATCGGTATGCAATGCGTGATGTCGCACCTCTGCAGCAGCAATCAAGAGTTTGGAAGGCATACAGCCCACGCGCGCGCAGGTCGTACCGAACACGTTGTTTTCAATCAGGTAAACATTATCCGTATGTAAACGGGCATTGCGAAACGCGCCCATGCCGGCAGTACCGCCGCCGATTACGACGACATCTGCTTGAATTTTTTTCATAATCTTTGTCCTTTTTTGTTGAGCGTCCGAAGCGGTATCAGCGTGAAGCGTATCAGGTTTTCAGACGATCTATTTAATAAACTATCAAAAATAAAAAATCGATAACTATTTCTAAAATCTCGATTTAAAACAATAATCTCAAATTCTACTTGTAAATATAGAGCTATTCAGAACGACCGTGTAGCGTATCGTCTGAATAACTCTATTTTTCTGTTCAGACGGCTTTTTCAAACCGTCTCAAGCATCAAGCAATTAGTTTTTAGCCAAGTAAGCTTCCAAATCTTCGCTACCACCGATGTATTTGCCGCCGATGAAGACTTGAGGAGCAGTCATCTTGCCGGTGATGGCGCGAACGGAAGTAACAGTCGCATCTTTGCCCAATACGATTTCTTCGTAAGACAGACCTTTGTCTTGCAAAGCTTTTTTAGCTTTAGCGCAGAATTGGCAGCCGGGTTTGGTGAAGATGGCAACAGACTCTTGAGCTTTCCAGTCAGGAGCGATGAATTTCAACATAGTGTCAGCGTCAGACACTTTGAAAGGATCACCCGGCTCTTCAGGCTCGATGAACATTTTTTCAACCACGCCGTCGTTAACCAGCATGGAGTAACGCCAAGAGCGTTTGCCGAAGCCCAAGTCTTCTTTGCCGACCAGCATGCCCATGCCTTCGGTAAATTCGCCGTTGCCATCAGGAATCATGTAGATGTTGTCAGCTTCTTCTTCGGCAGCCCAAGCGTTCATCACGAAAGTATCGTTTACAGATACGCAGTAGATTGCGTCAACGCCGTTTTCTTTGAACGCGCCGAACAATTCGTTGTAACGCGGCAGGTGGGAAGAAGAACAAGTCGGAGTAAATGCGCCGGGTAGAGAGAATACGACTACTTTTTTGCCTTTGAACAAATCATCGGTGGAAACATCTTTCCAAGTGTCGCCCACGCGGGTACGGAATACGACGGAAGGTACTTTTTGACCGGTACGATCTTGCAAAGCCATTTTGGATCTCCTTGAAATTTTAGGTTTAGGGAATGATACGAGTGAATGCATGCATTCTAGCGCAGGGAGTTTGATTTGTATAATTTATAGTTCAAATAATATTAATTACCTGAAGCTATGAAACCCAACCTGCGAACGTTCCATTTAAATAGAGGTCGTCTGAAAGAAAACAAGCCCCTGACTTGGAATTATTTTTCGGAATCGTGTGCATCGGACAATACGACTCCGCGGATACTGCTTTCTACTTTGTCTTTCAACATAAAGCGGTCTTCGTCTTTGCCGGGGCGAATCGGGGCGGCAAAATCGATACGGATGCGCAGTTTTTTCATGGAAACGATGCGCCAAAGTGAGCGCACCAAATCGACTTGTGCATAAGACGGCACAGTCGTCCTTTTACCGGCATCATCATAATAGCGCAGCGTAACTGCCTGAACAGGCGCGTCGGCATCGATGGCGGATTGGAAGAGCGCGGCTTTGAACGGCAAAATATCCAAGCCCAAAGAAGTCCGCGCTTCGGGGAAAAAGCTGACATTCTGCCCGGCTTTCAACGCGGCGCAAATGGCTTGGTTAATCGGCTCGACATCGCGTCGGGAATTTCGGTTGATAAACACCGTGCCTGCGTTTTGCCCCATTTTGCCCAAGACCGGCCAGTCTTTGATTTCCTGCTTGGCGATAAAGCTGCTCGGATACACCGCACTCATGGCGAAAATATCCAGCCAAGACACATGGTTTGCCGCCACCAAAACACCCTTCACATTATCCGCGGGCGGCGTGCCGATTTCCAATTCGACATCCAAGGCTTCCAGTGCGCCTTTTCCCAGAGTAATGACCGCATGATCGCGTTCGGCAGGATTGCCGGCATCGATACGGCGCAAATGCCTTCCGGTTCGGAACAGCCATACCGCCAGGCGGAACAATCTGCCCAAACGGGTAAAAAACGGTGCTTTTTGTGAGTGCATAACTGTTTTTCTTTTCGTCTTAAATGTGTATCAAATCATAGTAATAACGTTTTCAGACGACCCAGATGACAAAGAGGTCGTCTGAAAACAGGTTCATAGATTATTTTTGGCAGTTCGGACAATAAAACGTCCCGCGCTGCCCCAAAACTTCCTTCTGCACCAAACCGCCGCAACGGACGCAGGGTTCGTTGTGCCTGCCGTACACCGTATATTCCTGCTGGAAATAGCCGCTTTTTCCGTCGCTGTTGACGAAGTCGCGCAACGTGCTACCGCCGGTTTCAATCGCGCGCTGCAATACCGCTTTAATCGTTTCCACCAAGACAGCGCATTCTTTTTTCTTAACCTTGTCCGCAGGGCGGTGTGGCGAGATGCCCGATTTAAACAGGCTTTCGTTCGCATAAATATTGCCCACGCCGACCACGACGGCATTGTCCATCAGAGCCAGCTTGACCGCGCGTTTTTGTGTTTTAAATTTTTGGTACAGATACTCGGCGGAGAAGTCGTCTGAAAGCGGCTCGGGGCCCAGTTTTTCAAGAAGCGGATGATGCTCGGCAATGCCTTCATACCACAGAATCGCGCCGAATTTACGCGGGTCGTGATAGCGCAATACCGTTCCGTCCGCAAACACAATGTCCGCATGGTCGTGTTTGTCGGGATGATCAATCCGCGTATCGCCGTCCGTAAAAATCCGCAAGCTGCCCGACATGCCCAGATGAATCAATAAAATACCCGTTGCAAAACCAATAATCAGATATTTCGCCCGCCGACGACAACTCAATACTTCCTGCCCCGCCAAAAGCTCCGCCAACTGCGGATTGACCTGCCAGCGCAGCTTGGTTTGGCGCAACACGACATCCGCCACCTTTTTACCTTGAATATGCGGGCTGATACCGCGCAACGTCGTTTCCACTTCAGGCAATTCCGGCATTTTTCTTTATCCTCAAGCTAATACAATCAACATCGCCTTTTTCAGACGACCTAAGATTCTACCGATGCCAAAGCGGCCTGACAATTTGCAACCAATCAGCTTTACAGGCAGAAAGCAGCAAATTCAAGGCAGAATGACAAATATAGAAGAGGCTATTTTTATGGAGTCAAACCTCTCGTTTTCAAATGTTCGGCCTCAAAAGGTCGTCTGAAAACAGTCATGCCGGTTTTACCCAACACAAAATTTCTCAATCCGAAATCCGCGCCGCGCCCAAAGCCACCGTCTGCGTTCCCAATATTTTTTCAAACTCCGGCAAGGGCGTCACCCCCGCCATACGCTTGACCAAAACCAAACCGTACACCGCCGCGCACTGCGGCCACCACCTGTCCCCCGCCTTCTCCATAAAACGCCAAAACCGCAGCCCCTTTTGCGAATTCACAGCAGGCAGGTACACCATAAACTTTCCGAACTCCACCTCAAAATCCAAATCCGCCAACTGCTGCTTCAAAGCGGACAAAGTCAGGCAATGCTCCTTTTTAGGCAAACGCGCTCCATCAAACCACTTACTGAAAAACCACAAAGATTTCGGATTAAACCCCGTCAAAACCAACCGCCCTTCAGGTTTCAACACCCTGGACGCTTCATGCAGCACTTGCGTCAGCGCGGCAGTTTCATGACTGTGCGGCATCAGCAGCACATCAATAGAATGACTCTCCCAAGCCATAGCATCTGCCGTCATCAATACATCACGGGGTATGGCAACCACGTTTTCAGACAACCCCAACCATTGACCGCCTTGTTGGACAACGGTCTGAACATGGCAAGGAGCAAACCGCTCCAAGTAATGCGCAAAAAACTGCTTTTCCCGCTCCGCCGTATAGCGGCCGATAATAGTCCGTTCAAACCATTCTTCCATCACCCTGCCCTTTCAAAATGCTGCAACCCGCATTATAACGGCATGATGAGGCAGACCAAACCTCCATAACTTTACTTTGTTATTGAAAAGGTAAAAGGTCGTCTGAAAACCTATTTACTCAGTTTTCAGACGACCTCTTGTCTTTATCCGCTCAACGGAAATGCTTACAACTCAATCCCTTTCAACTTCGCCACGGTATTGATGTCTTTATCGCCGCGGCCGGACAGGTTGACCAGAATCACTTGGTCTTTGCCCATTTTCGGCGCGTTGGCGACTGCCCATGCGAGGGCGTGGCTGGATTCGAGCGCGGGGATGATGCCTTCGAAGCGGCACAACAAATCAAAGGCTTCGAGTGCTTCGTCGTCTTTGGCGACGGTGTATTCGACGCGTTTGATGTCGTTCAGGTGGCTGTGTTCCGGGCCGATGCCGGGGTAGTCAAGGCCTGCGGAAACGGAGTGCGTCCCCAAGACTTGACCGTTTTCGTCCTGCATCAGGTAGCTGCGGAAGCCGTGCAATACGCCGATGGGGGCTTTGCTGGTAATCGGCGCGGCGTGGTCGGGGGTGTCCACGCCCAAACCGCCGGCTTCCACGCCGACGAGGCGCACGTTTTCTTCACCAATATACGGGTGGAACAGACCGATGGCGTTCGAGCCGCCGCCGACGCAGGCAACGGCGACATCGGGCTGTCTGCCGATGGCTTCCTGCATCTGCGCTTTGGCTTCGTTGCCGATAACGCATTGGAAATCGCGCACCATTTCGGGATACGGCGCAGGGCCGGCGGCGGTGCCGATGATGTAGAACGTGTCGTCCACGCGGGCGACCCATTCGCGCATGGCTTCGTTCATTGCGTCTTTCAGTGTGCGGCTGCCGCTGTCGACGCTGACCACGTTTGCGCCCAACAATTTCATGCGGAACACGTTGGGCATTTGGCGCTGGATGTCGTCCGCGCCCATGTACACGTCGCAAGTCATGCCGAAGCGGGCGGCGACGGTAGCGGAAGCCACGCCGTGCTGACCTGCACCGGTTTCGGCAATGACGCGTTTTTTGCCCATGCGGCGGGCAAGCAGCGCCTGACCGATGGTGTTGTTTACCTTGTGCGCGCCGGTGTGGTTCAAGTCTTCGCGCTTCAACCAGATTTGCGCGCCGCCCAAATGCTCGGACAATCGCGCGGCATGGTAAACGGGGCTGGGTCTGCCGACGTAGTGTTTCAAATCGCGGTGGAACTCTTCCCAAAACGACGGGTCGTTTTTCGCTGCTTGATAGGCATCCGCCAGCTCTTGCAAGGCGGGAATCAGGGTTTCGGAGACGTAAAGTCCGCCGTGTTCGCCGAAAAAGCCCTTCTCGTCGGGCGCTTGGTAGTTTTTCATCGGATTTCTTCCTTGTTTGTTTTTTCAGACGACCTCGGTTTAAGAAGGTCGTCTGAAAGGGAAAATTGTCGGCAATTATAGCGGTTTTTTACACTTTGTCGCAGGGTTTTGCAGGAATACGGATGCCGGTTTTACGCCATTGAAACCGTATTAGCCAAAAGGTCGTCTGAAAACCGTATTCCGAGTTTTCAGACGACCTTTTTCAACCTGGCATCAAGGTTTTAGGACTCGACGGGGATGATGCCGATTTTTGCCTGCCATTTGCGCGGGGCGGTGGCGTGGATGGATTCGCCTTTGCTGTCCACGGCGACGGTTACGGGCATGTCTTTGACTTCAAACTCGTAAACTGCTTCCATGCCCAATTCGGGGAATGCCAAGACTTTGGAGGATTTGATGGCTTTTGCCACGAGGTATGCCGCACCGCCGACTGCCATGAGGTACACGGCTTTGTTGTCGGCGATGGCTTCGCAGGTGGCTGCGCCGCGCTCGGATTTACCGATCATGCCCAAGAGGCCGGTTTGTTCGAGCATTTGGCGGGTGAATTTGTCCATGCGGGTAGCGGTGGTCGGGCCTGCCGGGCCGACGACTTCATCGCCGACCGGATCGACGGGACCGACGTAGTAAATCAGGCGGTTGGTGAAATCGACGGGCAATTCTTCGCCTTTGTTGAGCATATCGACGAGGCGTTTGTGTGCGGCATCGCGGCCGGTGAGGATTTTGCCGTTCAGCAGCAATACGTCGCCGGTTTTCCAGCTGGCAACTTCTTCTTTGGTCAGTTTGTCGACATCGATGCGTTTGCCGTTGTCGGGGCTGTAAGTCAAATCTGGCCAGTCTTCAACGCGCGGCGGAGTCAGTTCGACCGGGCCTGAGCCGTCCAATTCAAACTCGACGTGGCGGGTGGCGGCGCAGTTCGGAATCATAGCAATCGGCTTAGAAGCGGCATGGGTCGGGTAATCGAGGATTTTGACATCCAACACGGTGCTCAGACCGCCCAAACCTTGTGCGCCGATGCCCAGCGCGTTGACTTTTTCAAAGAGTTCGAGGCGCAGGGCTTCGGTGGTGGACAATTCTGCACCGGACGCGGCTTTTTCCTGCAACTCTTGAATGTCGATGTGGCTCATCAGGGATTCTTTTGCCATCAACACGGCTTTTTCGGGCGTACCGCCGATACCGATGCCCAAGATGCCGGGAGGACACCAGCCCGCGCCCATGGTCGGGATGGTTTTCAATACCCAATCGACGATGTTGTCGGAGGGATTGAGCATGGCGAGTTTGGATTTGTTTTCAGAGCCACCGCCTTTTGCCGCGCAGGTTACTTCGACTTTGTCGCCCGGCACGATGCTCATATGGATGACGGCGGGGGTGTTGTCTTTGGTGTTTTGGCGTTTGCCGGCGGGGTCGGCGAGGACGGACGCACGCAGCGTATTGCCTTCCCAAGTGTAGGCACGGCGTACGCCTTCGTTAACCATCTCTTCCACGCTCATGTCCGCATCCCATTGGACGTTCATGCCGACTTTGAGGAAGACGGTTGCGATACCGGTATCTTGACAGATGGGTCGGTTGTTTTCCGCACACATGCGGCTGTTGACCAAAATCTGCGTCATCGCGTCTTTGGCGGCGGGATTTTCTTCCTTCTGCCACGCCTTATAGAGTGCGTCGATGTAGTCTTTCGGATGGTAATAGCTGATGAATTGGAAGGCATCGCAGATACTTTGGATAAAGTCTTCTTGCTTAATGACGGTCATGATTGTGTTCCTTTTCTCATGGTAGGGAGGGTTTGTTCACTTTTTATAGATGTCGTTTTTCAGACGACCTTAATCGGTGTAATAGTGCTGTCAATCGATATGAGCGACAATATAATTTTTATAATTGATTGATTCTTATACAACTTAATAACCCATCATTCTACTCGGATGATGATAACGGATATTGTCGGCAATTTTCACAAACAGAAATAAAACTACAAGCAAACTGATGATTCAAATCTTAAGGGGTCGTCTGAAAACTTCGGCTTCATCGCTGCAACCAAACCTACTAAAACCATAAATTTAAAAATAAACAATTACTTTTCAGACGACCCATCCTTCTTTTTTCCACCATACACAAATGTAAAAGCCGTGTCATTCTACCCATGATGATTTTTGATAGAAGTCAAACTTAGCCGTTTTTCTGAAATTTTATAACATCATTTTCATTTGCTTACACTTTGCAAATTTATCTAATAAATACATAGATATATACTTTCATATTAATTGCTTAATAATGATATTTACTCGTATCTCAAAACGGTCTTTAACTCTTATTCTTTTATCGTACGTCTATTTTATCTTACAAAATAACAAGATGGCGTAAAGGTCGTCTGAAAACCGCTGTTTTGTGTTCATAAACTGCCCCTATCCTACCTTCACAGCTCCGCCATCATCAAGAAATCCAAATTCTGATACACTGATAAAAGACATTCAGACATTGATTTATAAGATATTTCCCAAAAATATCCGCACTTCTAAAAAATTTGTAATAAAAATACACACATCCAATTTCCCCTATCTCATTCCACAGGACACTACCATGAGTGAAAACTTGTTAACCCTGACCATAGACGGCCACGAGGTCAAAGCCTCCGCCGACTCGTCAATCATTCAGGCCTATGCCCGTTCAGGCAGCGCGATTACTGCCAACGTCGGCTGTATGGGGCAAGGCGTGTGCGGTTCGTGCCGCTGCATGATCCGCAAGGAAGGCGAGCACGAGGTAACGACTGCATTGGCGTGTGAAACCAAAGTCGAAGAAGGGATGCAGGTCAGCTTCTTGGACTACTTCATTCCCGAGCATATCCAATATTACGACGTGAGCGAGGTCGGCGACGGCTGGAACTGGCTGGACGACACCGCCAAAGCCTTCCCCGAAGCGCAACACTGCCGTCATTGCGGCGGCTGCAACAGAGCCTGCCCCAAAGGTTTGGAAGTGGAAAACGGCGTAGCGCAAGTGGTATCGGGCGATTTCGGCGCGGCTGCGCTGACCTTTGATCAATGCGTGATGTGCAACCTCTGCACCCTTTCCTGCCCCGAACACATCCGTCCGAACCACTTAGGTCTGTTCGCCCGCCGCATGAAAGCGGCGCGCACGCTGCGTCCGGTGGATTTGATGCGCCGCCTGCAAGAAATCGACAGCGGCAAAATGAAAGTCAAATTTGAAGAGGAGGCAATGTGATGGCGAACGAAATCCAAGGCATAGACTACGAAACCGCCCTTGCCAACCTGCGCGCTTCCTCATTGGAACTGCGCGGCGACTTGCCGGAAAAAAACGAATTGTTGAGCCAGTTTCACCCCGACTATCAGGCAAATGCGCGCGTCAAACTGCCCATCGGTCCGAACACGGGCGATTACTGCCATCCTGATTTAGCGAAACTGCTGATCAGTCATCCGCTGATTGACGACTATGATTTGTCGGGCGCGGAACACTTGAACACCGACGTGCTGGTTATCGGCGGCGGCGGTGCGGGTGCGGCAGCGGCGTTATCCGCAACCGAAGCAGGCGCACGTGTGATTATGGCGAACAAGCTGCGTATCGGCGACAGCAATACCGTGATGGCCGAAGGCGGCATTCAGGCGGCGGTTGGCGCGGAAGACAGCTTGCAACAGCACTTTGACGACACCATTAAAGGCGGCCACAACGCAGGCAAAAAAGAATTGGTGGCGCAAATGGTTACCGACGCGCCGTCCGCCATCCGTTGGCTGATCGGCTTGGGCATGACTTTCGACCTTGCCAAAGGCGCGGACAGCAACGGCATGTTGAGCCGCAAACGTGCGGGCGGTACGACCGTGCCGCGCATCCTGAGCTACCGCGACTTTACCGGCCTCGAAATGATGCGCGTACTGCGCGAGGCGGTCGAACTTGACGAAAACATTACCCAGCTCAACCGCCACCCCGCCATCGAATTATTGTCGGACGAACACGGCCGCTGCGTCGGCGCGATTTTGTACGATTTGGAAAAACGCTCTTTGGTATTGGTTCACGCCAAAGCCGTGGTCTTGGCAACCGGCGGCAGCGGACGGCTGCATTTGCAGGGTTTCGCCACTTCCAACCACTACGGCGCAACCGCCGACGGTCTGGTGATGGCATACCGCATCGGCGCGAAACTGCGCGACATCGATTCCTTCCAATACCATCCGACCGGCGTCGCTCATCCGCCGCACTTGGCGGGCGCGCTGATTTCCGAAGCCGTCCGTTCCGCAGGCACCAAACTGGTCAACGGTTTGGGCGAGCGTTTCGTTGACGAATTGCAGCCGCGCGATGTCGTTGCCGCCGCTATTTTACGCGAGTGCCGCGAAGGCCGCGGCGTGGTGCGCGACGGACAAGTCGGCGTGTTCCTCGATACGCCGCGCCTGATTGAAAACGATCCCGACGTATTGAACCGTTTGGTTACGCTCGGCCACGTCGCCCACAAATGCGGCATCGACCCCGCTGTCGAGCCTGTAATGATTCATCCGACCCTGCACTACCAAAACGGCGGCGTCGAAATCAACGGCGACGGCGCGACCTGCGTGGAAGGCCTCTATTGCGCCGGTGAAGTAACCGGCGGCATCCACGGCCGCAACCGCCTGATGGGCAATGCGCTTCTGGACATCATCAGCTTTGGCCGCCGCGCGGGTAAAGCCGCCGCAAATTGCGGACTGCCGCTGAAAAAAGTGCGCGGCGGTGTCGGACATGTCCACGATCTGCAACGCGAAATGACCCGCGCCGGACTGACCAGCGACATCAAAGCCCCCGTTTTATATCCCGACTACGGCAAATTCGATTTGCGCGAACACGCCAGTTTGCAGGAGCAACAATCATGAACCAAGCCAATCAAAACTTACTGCACCCGTCCCGCCAAGTCGGCGCGGATTTGGCCGCGTGGCGCAAAGTCGGCGGTGGCGAAGGCCTGCTGGCGGCGCTTGCCGATCCTCAAAGCATCGTTTCCAAGCTGCAAGACGCCAATCTTTGCGGCATGGGCGG from Neisseria sp. DTU_2020_1000833_1_SI_GRL_NUU_006 includes these protein-coding regions:
- the trpB gene encoding tryptophan synthase subunit beta produces the protein MKNYQAPDEKGFFGEHGGLYVSETLIPALQELADAYQAAKNDPSFWEEFHRDLKHYVGRPSPVYHAARLSEHLGGAQIWLKREDLNHTGAHKVNNTIGQALLARRMGKKRVIAETGAGQHGVASATVAARFGMTCDVYMGADDIQRQMPNVFRMKLLGANVVSVDSGSRTLKDAMNEAMREWVARVDDTFYIIGTAAGPAPYPEMVRDFQCVIGNEAKAQMQEAIGRQPDVAVACVGGGSNAIGLFHPYIGEENVRLVGVEAGGLGVDTPDHAAPITSKAPIGVLHGFRSYLMQDENGQVLGTHSVSAGLDYPGIGPEHSHLNDIKRVEYTVAKDDEALEAFDLLCRFEGIIPALESSHALAWAVANAPKMGKDQVILVNLSGRGDKDINTVAKLKGIEL
- a CDS encoding methyltransferase domain-containing protein, translating into MEEWFERTIIGRYTAEREKQFFAHYLERFAPCHVQTVVQQGGQWLGLSENVVAIPRDVLMTADAMAWESHSIDVLLMPHSHETAALTQVLHEASRVLKPEGRLVLTGFNPKSLWFFSKWFDGARLPKKEHCLTLSALKQQLADLDFEVEFGKFMVYLPAVNSQKGLRFWRFMEKAGDRWWPQCAAVYGLVLVKRMAGVTPLPEFEKILGTQTVALGAARISD
- a CDS encoding 1-acylglycerol-3-phosphate O-acyltransferase → MHSQKAPFFTRLGRLFRLAVWLFRTGRHLRRIDAGNPAERDHAVITLGKGALEALDVELEIGTPPADNVKGVLVAANHVSWLDIFAMSAVYPSSFIAKQEIKDWPVLGKMGQNAGTVFINRNSRRDVEPINQAICAALKAGQNVSFFPEARTSLGLDILPFKAALFQSAIDADAPVQAVTLRYYDDAGKRTTVPSYAQVDLVRSLWRIVSMKKLRIRIDFAAPIRPGKDEDRFMLKDKVESSIRGVVLSDAHDSEK
- a CDS encoding redoxin family protein; the protein is MALQDRTGQKVPSVVFRTRVGDTWKDVSTDDLFKGKKVVVFSLPGAFTPTCSSSHLPRYNELFGAFKENGVDAIYCVSVNDTFVMNAWAAEEEADNIYMIPDGNGEFTEGMGMLVGKEDLGFGKRSWRYSMLVNDGVVEKMFIEPEEPGDPFKVSDADTMLKFIAPDWKAQESVAIFTKPGCQFCAKAKKALQDKGLSYEEIVLGKDATVTSVRAITGKMTAPQVFIGGKYIGGSEDLEAYLAKN
- a CDS encoding fumarate hydratase; this translates as MTVIKQEDFIQSICDAFQFISYYHPKDYIDALYKAWQKEENPAAKDAMTQILVNSRMCAENNRPICQDTGIATVFLKVGMNVQWDADMSVEEMVNEGVRRAYTWEGNTLRASVLADPAGKRQNTKDNTPAVIHMSIVPGDKVEVTCAAKGGGSENKSKLAMLNPSDNIVDWVLKTIPTMGAGWCPPGILGIGIGGTPEKAVLMAKESLMSHIDIQELQEKAASGAELSTTEALRLELFEKVNALGIGAQGLGGLSTVLDVKILDYPTHAASKPIAMIPNCAATRHVEFELDGSGPVELTPPRVEDWPDLTYSPDNGKRIDVDKLTKEEVASWKTGDVLLLNGKILTGRDAAHKRLVDMLNKGEELPVDFTNRLIYYVGPVDPVGDEVVGPAGPTTATRMDKFTRQMLEQTGLLGMIGKSERGAATCEAIADNKAVYLMAVGGAAYLVAKAIKSSKVLAFPELGMEAVYEFEVKDMPVTVAVDSKGESIHATAPRKWQAKIGIIPVES
- the mutM gene encoding bifunctional DNA-formamidopyrimidine glycosylase/DNA-(apurinic or apyrimidinic site) lyase; its protein translation is MPELPEVETTLRGISPHIQGKKVADVVLRQTKLRWQVNPQLAELLAGQEVLSCRRRAKYLIIGFATGILLIHLGMSGSLRIFTDGDTRIDHPDKHDHADIVFADGTVLRYHDPRKFGAILWYEGIAEHHPLLEKLGPEPLSDDFSAEYLYQKFKTQKRAVKLALMDNAVVVGVGNIYANESLFKSGISPHRPADKVKKKECAVLVETIKAVLQRAIETGGSTLRDFVNSDGKSGYFQQEYTVYGRHNEPCVRCGGLVQKEVLGQRGTFYCPNCQK
- a CDS encoding 2Fe-2S iron-sulfur cluster-binding protein — translated: MSENLLTLTIDGHEVKASADSSIIQAYARSGSAITANVGCMGQGVCGSCRCMIRKEGEHEVTTALACETKVEEGMQVSFLDYFIPEHIQYYDVSEVGDGWNWLDDTAKAFPEAQHCRHCGGCNRACPKGLEVENGVAQVVSGDFGAAALTFDQCVMCNLCTLSCPEHIRPNHLGLFARRMKAARTLRPVDLMRRLQEIDSGKMKVKFEEEAM
- a CDS encoding FAD-binding protein, translating into MANEIQGIDYETALANLRASSLELRGDLPEKNELLSQFHPDYQANARVKLPIGPNTGDYCHPDLAKLLISHPLIDDYDLSGAEHLNTDVLVIGGGGAGAAAALSATEAGARVIMANKLRIGDSNTVMAEGGIQAAVGAEDSLQQHFDDTIKGGHNAGKKELVAQMVTDAPSAIRWLIGLGMTFDLAKGADSNGMLSRKRAGGTTVPRILSYRDFTGLEMMRVLREAVELDENITQLNRHPAIELLSDEHGRCVGAILYDLEKRSLVLVHAKAVVLATGGSGRLHLQGFATSNHYGATADGLVMAYRIGAKLRDIDSFQYHPTGVAHPPHLAGALISEAVRSAGTKLVNGLGERFVDELQPRDVVAAAILRECREGRGVVRDGQVGVFLDTPRLIENDPDVLNRLVTLGHVAHKCGIDPAVEPVMIHPTLHYQNGGVEINGDGATCVEGLYCAGEVTGGIHGRNRLMGNALLDIISFGRRAGKAAANCGLPLKKVRGGVGHVHDLQREMTRAGLTSDIKAPVLYPDYGKFDLREHASLQEQQS